In the genome of Telluria mixta, the window TCGAATGCCGCCTGTTCCGCTTCGACATGGTGGCCGGCTTCAATCGCCGCGACGCGGCAAAACCGAAAGAAGAATAACGATGCTGCCCGAACCCGAACCGGACAATCTACCGAAAGACCCCGTCACCCCGATCCCGCTGCCGGCACCGCACAAGATCGCGATGCTCTCGGCCGGCGGCCTCGCCACGCTGCTGGCCGCGCTGTCGATGCTGGGGCCGTTCTCGGTCGACGCCTACCTGCCCGCGTTCCCGGCCATCCAGGCGTCGCTGAACGCGACCGGGCTGGAAGTGCAGCAGACGCTGACGGCGTACATGCTGGCCTTCGCCGGGATGTCGCTGTGGCATGGCGCGCTGTCGGACGCGTTCGGGCGGCGCAACGTGGTCCTCGTCGGATTGATCGTGTTCGCGGTCGGCACGCTCGGCTGCGCGTCCGCGCATTCCGTGCACTACCTGTGGATCTTCCGCATCATGCAGGGCGTCTCGGCCGGCGCCGGCGTCGTCGTGGGCCGGGCGATCATCCGTGACCTGTATTCGGATGCGCCGGCCGCGCGGCTGCTGTCAATGGTGACGATGATCTTCTCGATCGCGCCGGCCATCGCGCCCGTGCTGGGCGGCTGGGTGGTGGCCGCGTTCGACTGGCGTTCGATCTTCCTCGGCCTGCTGGCCTTTTCCGTCGTGCTGTGGTGGGTGTGCTGGCAGCACCTGCCGGAGACGATGCCGGTGGAGCGCCGCCAGCCGTTCAACCCGCGCTTCCTGGCGCGCAGCTACTCGGACATTTTCAGTTCCGTGCTGTTCCAGATGAAGTCCGGGATCGTCGCGTTCAACTTCGGCGGCATGTTCCTGTTCATCGCGGGCGCGCCCGTGCTGCTGCCCGTGCACCTGCACCTCGGGCCGTCGGATTTCGCGTGGCTGTTCGTGCCGGCAGTGAGCGGCATCTTCCTGGGCGCGCTGGCCGCCAACCGCCTGGCGGGGAAGATGACGTTCTCGCGCCAGATCGCGATCGGCTATGCGCTCATGCTGGCGGCCGTCACCGGCTCCGTCGCGTACCACGCCGTGCTGCCGCCGGCGCTGCCGTGGACCGTGCTGCCGATGTTCTTCTATAACTTCGGCAGCTCGATCATCAACCCCAGCGCCACGTTGCTGGCGCTCGACCTGTTCCCGCACATCCGCGGCACGGTGGCGTCGTGCCAGTCGTTCGTGACGACCTTGATGGGTGCACTGGTCGCCGGCATCATCGCGCCGGCGCTGACGCATTCCGTGCTGGCGATGGCGCTCGGCCAGGCCGCGTTCGCGCTGGCGTCGCTGGCGTGCTGGATGACCTCACGCCAGTATCGCCGGTACAAGGCGCTGGCCTGACGGTCAGTTGGCCTTCGCGCCGCCGGTATAGCTCAGCGTGGCGAGTTCTTTTTGCGCCTCGTCCGGGCCGACCAGTTCCGGCACGATGTGCCCGGCCATCAGGCCCATCGACACCCTGGTGCGCACGTACTTGACCTCGCCCTTGTCGAGGGCGAAGCTGAGTTTGTTGCTGACTTCCGTGCTGGTGACGGCTTCGTGGCTGCCGGGCGCGGCGTCCACATAAAAATAGCCGCCCGGCTGCGATTTGCCGACGGTCGCGCCGTCGAGCATCACCTGCGGCTGGATCGCCGCGCCCAGCATGCTGTCGGTGCGGTAGAAATACACGCGGCCCTGCTCGGCGCCCAGCTTGGGCGTGCTCGCTTCCTGCTGGGCGAACTTGGGGCCGCTGGCGGCGCAGCCGGCCAGCACGAGGGCGAAAAGAGGCATGGCAATGAGGTGCAGTTTCATCCGGGGTTCCTGATCAAGGGTTGGTAAAGCGAAGCGGCGCGGTCGCGCCGAGCGGTGAATAGCCGTGTTCGGCGGGCAGGTAAAACCCGACCAGCACGCCGTCGCGCACGACCAGCCAGGCTTCGTGGATGTGTGCGCCCTCGAGCGTGAACACGTCCCCAACGGGGCGGTAGACGTCACCCTGGTCGACGGTGCCGGCGGCCCGCCATCTGCCACCAGCCTTGAGCGTGCGCGTATAACCGGTGTCGAGGGTGATGCGGGTTGCTTGCGCCAGTACACGCGTGGCTGGCTGGCCGGACAGGGCGAGAGGCTGGAGCCGCGCCGGTGAATGCCGGACCGCCGCACACGCCGTCAGTGTCAGTGCAAGGAGCAGGCAACAAGATCGGGCGCCGAGAAATTTCATGGCGCGATGGTAATGGTTGTTTCTTGCGTAAATACTCACACAAAGTCACTATCGCAATATAATTTCTCCCTCGTGTGTGCTTTCATGGCAAACATGATGTTGAGCAATCGTTTTTCGAGATAAATTTGTTTTTTGTCAATACGAGCGACTCGAAGTATGACTCTAAAACACGTCACTTTTGTAGGAAAATATTGTTCCCGGCCAGAAATGTATATATGCTAAGATAAGTTTTTCATGCTTGGAATAACGATGTAAGAATTGCTCTGTTCCAGGGACCGCAAGAACGCAACTGTGGCAGCTTCCGCACAAGGGAGGGCGGCCATTACCCAAAAACCAAGTTGGCGGCCGTGCTTGAATCCATACATCAACCTGACCAGGACATCCGCAATCGCCTGCTGATCGCGCGCTTGCCGGCCATGCCCCAGATCCTCATCAAGCTGCTTGCACACCTGCAGGCGGACGATCTGGGCATGCCCGAACTGGCCGCGCTGGTTGCCAAGGATGCCGGCATGACCGGCAAGATCCTCACCGTCGCCAACAGCTCCGCGTACCACCGCAACAGCCGCCAGCCGAACCTCGAGCAGGCGATGGTGGCGCTGGGCACGGACATGATCAAGACGCTGGTCATCAGCGACTCCGTCTTCCAGACCTTCAACAGCTTCCCGAATTCCAGCGCCACCGACCTGCGGGCGTTCTGGAAGAACTCGTTGACGGCCGCCGTGCTGGCGCGCGAAGTCGCGCGCCGCATCGAGTATTCGCAGCCGGAAGAAGCCTATCTCGCCGGTCTGCTGCACAACGTCGGCCGCCTGGCGCTGCTCGCGACGGCGCCCAAGGAATACGCCTTCAACTTCACGGCGCGCGACGACGAGGACCTGTGTGCCGTCGAACAGCGCACGCTGCAGATCACGCACGCGGAAGCGGGCGCCTGGCTGATCGAGCGCTGGCAGCTCGATTCCTTCCTCGCCGATTCCGTGCTGTACCACCACGAGCCGAGCGAACGCCTGGAAGCGGCGCATCCCCTGATCCGCATCGTGCGCGTGGCCCACGTGCTGGCGAGTCACGCCAACGACGACGCCCTCGTGGACGAGGCGCGCGCGCTGTGCGGCCTGGGGCCGGACGCGCCGGACGAATTGCTGGGCCTCGCCGCGCGCCAGGTCGAGAAGGCCGCGATCCATCTCGGCATCGATCTCGCGGGTGCCGACGATCTGCCCGTGCCGGCCGCGTTCGCGCCGCCGCCGCCCGTCGATCCCGTGCAGCAGCGCCTGTCCGAGGAAGTCCGCAACCTCGTGCTCGTGTCCGAAGTCGGCCAGACGTTCGCGCGCCAGCAAGGCGAATCGGGCCTGCTGGAAGCGATGACGCGCTCGGCGCGCATCCTGTTCGATTTCGAGAACGCCGTCGTGCTGCTGGAGAATCCGACCGGCCAGGCCCTCGTGGGCGCGCCGACCGCGAACCAGCAGCGCATCGCAGAATTTACGGTACCGCTGGCGAAGGGCGGCGCCGTCGCGCAGGCCGCGCTGGACCGCCGCCTCGGTTTCATCCGCCGCGACGGCCGTCCGCTCGGCCTCGCGGAAGAACAGCTGCTGCGCATGCTGGGCACGGAGTCGCTCGTGTGCCTGCCGCTCGTCGCGGGTGCGCGCTGTCTCGGCGTGATGATCGGCGGCGTCGCGGCCTGGCAGCTGCCGGCGTGCCAGAAGCGCGAGCGCTTCCTGCAGGCGTTCGGCGCGCAGGCCGCGGGCGCGCTCGAGACAGCGATGTCGGAGCGCGGCCACGCGCGCCGCCAGCTCGCCCACGTGGCCGAGGAATACAGGGAGGCTTCGCGGCGCGTCGTGCACGAAGTGAACAACCCGCTGTCGATCATCAAGAACTACCTGTCGGTCCTGGACAGCAAGCTGGAACGCCAGGAACCCGTCAGCGCCGAGCTGTCGATCCTGAACGAGGAGATCGACCGCGTGGGCCAGCTGGTGGGCAGCCTGACCGAGATCCAGCCCAAGGTCGACAGTGCGCCGGCGGCCGACGTGGCCCGCGTCGTGGACGACGTGCTGCGCCTGTTCCGCACGACGAATTTCATTCCGGCGAACGTGGAAATCGTCGTGAACATGCTTGACGCCGAGAGCCGCATCGAGGGCGATCCGGACATCCTCAAGCAGATCCTCGTGAACCTCGTCAAGAATGCGATCGAGGCGCTGTCCGGCAGCGGCGGCCGCATCGAGATCGCCAATCGCGGGCACGTGAACCGCGAGCGCAGGCTGTACCTGGAACTGGTCGTCTCCGACACCGGTCCGGGCCTGTCGCGCGAGGTGCTGGCCAATCTGTTCTCGGCCGTGAAGAGCACCAAGGAGGGACCGCACCACGGTCTCGGCCTGTCGATCGTGCACAGCCTGGTCAAGAAGCTGAACGGGCATATCGCCTGCCGCAGCGGCACGACCGGCACCAGTTTTGAAATCCTGCTGCCGGCGCATGCCGGCGCCGGCGCCCCGGCCATTTCGCCGGTGCGCGCGCTTGGATCCGTATAAGGTAACAATGAATCCATTCTCCGCCAGCGCCACGTCGTCCAGCCCCCACGACACGCAATCCTCGCTCGGCATCGACCAGCCCCGACTCCTGCTCGTCGACGATGAA includes:
- a CDS encoding multidrug effflux MFS transporter; translated protein: MLPEPEPDNLPKDPVTPIPLPAPHKIAMLSAGGLATLLAALSMLGPFSVDAYLPAFPAIQASLNATGLEVQQTLTAYMLAFAGMSLWHGALSDAFGRRNVVLVGLIVFAVGTLGCASAHSVHYLWIFRIMQGVSAGAGVVVGRAIIRDLYSDAPAARLLSMVTMIFSIAPAIAPVLGGWVVAAFDWRSIFLGLLAFSVVLWWVCWQHLPETMPVERRQPFNPRFLARSYSDIFSSVLFQMKSGIVAFNFGGMFLFIAGAPVLLPVHLHLGPSDFAWLFVPAVSGIFLGALAANRLAGKMTFSRQIAIGYALMLAAVTGSVAYHAVLPPALPWTVLPMFFYNFGSSIINPSATLLALDLFPHIRGTVASCQSFVTTLMGALVAGIIAPALTHSVLAMALGQAAFALASLACWMTSRQYRRYKALA
- a CDS encoding DUF2846 domain-containing protein; amino-acid sequence: MKLHLIAMPLFALVLAGCAASGPKFAQQEASTPKLGAEQGRVYFYRTDSMLGAAIQPQVMLDGATVGKSQPGGYFYVDAAPGSHEAVTSTEVSNKLSFALDKGEVKYVRTRVSMGLMAGHIVPELVGPDEAQKELATLSYTGGAKAN
- a CDS encoding HDOD domain-containing protein is translated as MPQILIKLLAHLQADDLGMPELAALVAKDAGMTGKILTVANSSAYHRNSRQPNLEQAMVALGTDMIKTLVISDSVFQTFNSFPNSSATDLRAFWKNSLTAAVLAREVARRIEYSQPEEAYLAGLLHNVGRLALLATAPKEYAFNFTARDDEDLCAVEQRTLQITHAEAGAWLIERWQLDSFLADSVLYHHEPSERLEAAHPLIRIVRVAHVLASHANDDALVDEARALCGLGPDAPDELLGLAARQVEKAAIHLGIDLAGADDLPVPAAFAPPPPVDPVQQRLSEEVRNLVLVSEVGQTFARQQGESGLLEAMTRSARILFDFENAVVLLENPTGQALVGAPTANQQRIAEFTVPLAKGGAVAQAALDRRLGFIRRDGRPLGLAEEQLLRMLGTESLVCLPLVAGARCLGVMIGGVAAWQLPACQKRERFLQAFGAQAAGALETAMSERGHARRQLAHVAEEYREASRRVVHEVNNPLSIIKNYLSVLDSKLERQEPVSAELSILNEEIDRVGQLVGSLTEIQPKVDSAPAADVARVVDDVLRLFRTTNFIPANVEIVVNMLDAESRIEGDPDILKQILVNLVKNAIEALSGSGGRIEIANRGHVNRERRLYLELVVSDTGPGLSREVLANLFSAVKSTKEGPHHGLGLSIVHSLVKKLNGHIACRSGTTGTSFEILLPAHAGAGAPAISPVRALGSV